The DNA region CCACACCAACCGGCCCCCGTCCGGTCACGTCGAATCCAGTCGGTCGCGGAAGAAACGAGGGGCCGGGCCACCGCTCGCACGGCCCGGCTCCCACCGTCCCCGTCCGCACCGCCGGAGGAGCCCGACATGGCCGCCGTACCCCTCGCCCAGCCCGTCGCCGAACCCCTGGCCGCGCCCCTCGCCGCCGTCCCGGCCCAGCCGCGCGCCGACGGCGAGTCGCAGCCCCGCTACGTCGTGGGCCTGGCCAGGGACCAGGAGGACGTCCGCGCCGCCCAGCGGCTGCGCCACCTGGTGTTCGCCGGCGAGATGGGCGCCCGCCTCGACGGCCCCGAGCCCGGCCTCGACATCGACGCGTTCGACGCCTACTGCGACCACCTGCTCGTACGCCAGGAGGACACCGGCGAGGTCGTCGGCACCTACCGCATCCTGTCGCCCGAGCGCGCCGCCGTCGCCGGCCGGCTCTACTCGGAGAGCGAGTTCGACCTCGGCCGGCTCGCCCCGATCCGCCACGACCTGGTCGAGGTCGGCCGCTCCTGCGTCCACCCCGCCCACCGCAACGGCGCCGTCATCGCCCTCGTCTGGGCCGGCCTCGCCCGCTACATGACCCGCACCGGCCACAACTGGCTGTCCGGCTGCTGCTCCGTGCCGCTCGCCGACGGCGGCGCGCTCGCCGCCACCACCTGGGACACCGTCAGGACCAAGCACCTCGCCCCCGAGGAGTACTGGGTCACCCCGCACCGCCTGTGGACCCCCGAGAGCGCCGCCCCGCCCGCCGCCGGCAGCCGGGCCGACCTGCCGCCGCTGCTCCGCGGCTACCTCCGGCTCGGCGCCTGGGTCTGCGGCGCCCCCGCCCACGACCCCGACTTCGGCGTCGCCGACCTCTACGTGCTGCTCTCGCTGCGCCGCACCAACCCCCGCTACCTGCGCCACTTCCTCTCGCTCGCCCCGGCCCCGCTCGCCCCCGGCCGGTGAGCACCCAGGCCGGCTCGCCGTGGCTCCCCACGGCGCCGTGCACGCCCGGCCGGTGCGCCGCCCACCCCGGTGCCGCCGCCCCGCGCGGCGGCACCGCCGCGGGCGCGCTCCGGCTGGCCACCGGGCTCGCCGCGGTGCTCCTGGGCGTGCTGCTCGCCCCGCTCGCGGCCCCGCTGCCCGCCGCCGGCCGGCTCCTCCTGGTCCGGCTGTGGTGCCGCGGAGTGCTGCGGGCCTTCGGGGTACGGCTCCGGGTCACCGGCCGGCCCGTGCCGGGCGCGGGCCCGCTGCTCGTGGTCGCCAACCACATCTCGTGGCTGGACATCCCGCTGGTCGCGGCCGTACTGCCGGGCCGGATGCTCGCCAAGCGCGAGGTGCGCGGCTGGCCCGTGCTCGGCCCGCTCGCCGCGCTCGGCGGCACCGTCTTCATCGACCGCGACCGGCTGCGGAGCCTGCCCGGCACCGTCGCCACCATGGCCGGCGCGCTCGCCTCCGGCGGCCGGGTCATCGTCTTCCCGGAGGGCTCCACCTGGTGCGGCCGGGCCCGCGGCCCGTTCCGTCCGGCCGCCTTCCAGGCCGCCGTCGACGCCGGTGCCCCGATCCAGCCCGTACGCCTCCACTACACCCCCGTCGGCCCCGCCGGCTACGTCGGCGACGACTCCCTCGGCGCCTCGCTCTGGCGGATCGCGACCACGCGTGGACTCGTCGCCGAGATACGGCTGATGGAGCCGATCTCGCCGGAGGCGGAGGCGGAGGGGCGCGGGCGGGCTGGCCGGGCCTCGGGCCGCCCGGCCCGGGAGCGGCAGGCATCGGACTCCCGGGCGCGGGGTTCCCGGATCCCGGACTCTCAGTCCCGGGACCGTCAGTCCCCGGGCCGCCGGGCTCCGGGGTGGCAGGCATCGGATTCCCGGGCGTGGGGTTCCCGGATCCCGGGCTGTTCGGCCCCGGACCCTGGGTCCCTGGACCGCAGGATCCCGGACGCTCAGTCCCCGGACCCCGAGTCCCTGGGCCGCCGGGCCCCGGACCCCCAGTCCCGGGACCGGCGTGACCTCGCCCGGCGCGTCCTGGCGCGCGCCGCGGAGGCGGCCGTCGCCCTCGACCCGGCCGCGCCCGTGCCGCTCACGCTTCCCGCGATCCCGGTTCAGACCACCGTGGCCAGCGAGAGCGCGAACCGCCCCTGCTCGTCCGTCCACCAGCGGGACGGTGCGAAGCCGGCGGCCGTCAGCTCCGCCCGTACCCCGTCCTGACGGAACTTCGCCGAGACCTCCGTGCGCAGCTCCTCACCCGCCTCGAACGGCACCACGAGATCCAGCTCCCGGATCTTCACGGCGAGCGCGTGCCGGGCCCGCAGCCGCATCTCGATCCACTCGTGCTTGGGGTCCCACAGCGCCACATGGTCGAAGTCGGCCGGGTCGGCGTCGGCGCCCAGCTCCCGGTTCACCACCGCGAGCACGTTCTTGTTGAAGGCCGCCGTCACCCCGGCCGCGTCGTCGTAGGCGGCGACCAGCGTCGCCTCGTCCTTCACCAGGTCGGTGCCGAGCAGCAGCGCGTCGCCCGGCAGCAGCGCCGCGCGCACCGCCCGCAGGAACTCCCGCCGCTCCTCCGGAAGGAGATTGCCGATGGTGCCGCCGAGGAAGGCGACCAGACGCGGGCCGATGGTCGGCGGCAGCACGATGCCCTGGGTGAAGTCGGCGACCAGGGCGTGCACCCGGAGCGCCGGCCGCTCGGCGAGCAGCGCGTCGCCCGCGCCCTTGAGCGCGGACTCGCTGACGTCCACGGGGACGTACGACTCCAGGCCGGGCAGCAGCGCGTCCAGCAGGTGCTGGGTCTTCTCCGAGGAGCCGGAGCCCAGTTCCACCAGGGTGCGCGCCCCGGTCGCCGCCGCGATCTCCGGCGCGCGGGCGATCAGCACCTCACGCTCGGCCCGGGTCGGGTAGTACTCGGGCAGCCGGGTGATCTCCTCGAACAGCTCGCTGCCGTGCGCGTCGTAGAACCACTTCGGCGGCAGCTCCTTGGGCGTACGGGTCAGGCCGTGCAGCACGTCGACGCGCAGCGCGGCGTCCATGGCGTCCTCGGCGAGGGTGCGGGTCAGCTGGAACGGGCTCACGGGGAGGGCTCCTCGATCGGAGTGAGGACGACCCCGCCGGGGCGGGTGGTGAGGACCGTGCGGTCCGGCACCTCCGTCCAGCCCGGATCGTCGTCGTACGGTTCGGAGGCCACGACCGTCCGGCCGGGCCCGGTCAGGTACCAGAGCGAGTCCCCCCACGTGGTGGCGGCGACGGTCGAGCCGTCGGTGAGCAGCAGGTTGAGCCGGGCGCCGGGTGCCGCCCCGGCCACCTCCCGCACGGTCGCGGCGAGCGCGGCGCCCGGCGCCGCCCCGGCGCGCAGCCGGTGCAGGACGAGCGCCCACACCAGGGCCGAGTCGGTACGGGCCGCGAGGCCGAGGAGCGCCGCCGCCGGCAGGGTCGCCGCGACCGGCACCAGCGCACCGGGCCAGCCGGGCACCGCCCCGTTGTGGCTGAACAGCCAGTGGTCGGCCGCGAACGGAGCGGCCGCGGCCTCGCCGTCCGCGCCGGGCAGGGTCGCGCCCCGTACGGCGGCGAGCAGCGCCCGGGTGCGCACCACCCGGGCGAGGTCCGCGAAGCCGGGATCGCCCCAGATCGGCGCCGCCCGCCGGTAGCGGGCGGGCCGCGGGTCGCCGTCCGCGTACCAGCCGACCCCGAAGCCGTCGGCGTTCACCGTCCCGCTGGCCTGGGTGCGCGGAGCCCAGGACTGGTGCTCCAGGGAGTGCGGCTGCCTCAGCAGCAGCTCGCCGAGCGCCACCGGCGCCCCGACGAACGCGAGATGACGGCACATCAGGCGGGCTCCGCGTCGCGGGCGGTGCGGAACCCGGCGAAGATCTGCCGCCGCACCGGAAGGTCCCAGTTGCGGAAGGTGCCCCGGCAGGCCACCGGGTCCACGGCGAACGAGCCGCCGCGCAGCACCTTGTGCTCCGGGCCGAAGAAGACCTCCGAGTACTCCTTGTACGGGAAGGCGGTGAAGCCCGGATACGGCAGGAAGTCGCTCGCCGTCCACTCCCACACGTCGCCGATCAGCTGCCGCACCCCGAGCGGCGAGGCCCCCTCCGGATAGCTCCCGGCGGGCGCGGGCCCCAGATGCCGCTGCGCCAGATTGGCGTGTACGGGCGTGGGGTCGGCGTCGCCCCACGGATAGCGGCGGGACCGGCCGGTCGCCGGGTCGTGGCGGGCGGCCTTCTCCCACTCGGCCTCGGTGGGCAGCCGGCGTCCGGCCCAGCGCGCGTAGGCGTCGGCCTCGTACCAGCTGACGTGCAGCACCGGCTCGTCCTCGGCGACCGGCTCGGTCACCCCGAAGCGGCGGCGCAGCCACTGCCCGCCCTCCCGGCGCCAGAACAGCGGGGCCTCGATGGCGTGCTGGCGGATCTGGTCCCAGCCCTCGGCCTGCCACCAGCGTTCGTCGCGGTAGCCGCCGTCGGCCATGAAGGCCTGGTAGGCGCCGTTGGTGACGGGCACGGTGTCGATGTGGAAGGACGCCACGATCCGGGTGTGCGCGGGCCGTTCGTTGTCCAGCGCCCACGGCTCGTCGGAGGTGCCCATGGTGAACGGGCCGCCGGGGACGAGGACTTCACGCTGCTCCGGTGCTCCGTCCGCGGTCGCCGGCGGGGGCGGGGCGGTCAGCGCCGCCGGTCCCTTGCGGAGCTGATGGGTGATCAGCATCGTCTCGTCGTGCTGCTGTTCGTGCTGCGCGATCATCCCGAAGGCGAAGGCCGCGTCCACCAGCGGCCGCCCCTCCAGGCGGGTGCCGTCGAGCACGTGCAGGATCCGGTCGCGTACGTCCGCCGCGTACGCCCGCGCCTCGGCGGGGGCGAGCAGCGGCAGCGTCGGCCGGCTGGCCCTCGGGTGCTCGAAGGCGTCGTACATCGAGTCGATCTCGGGCCGCAGCGCCTCGCGGCCGCCGACCGCCCGCCACAGCCACTGCTCCTCCTGGTTGCCGATGTGCGCCAGGTCCCACACCAGCGGCGACATCAACGGCGAGTGCTGCGCGGTCAGTTCGGAGTCCTCGACGCAGGAGGTGAGCAGCGCGGTGCGCTCGCGGGCCCGGGTCAGCGCCACCGCCGTCCGCTGCTTCAGATCCTGCTCGGCGGGCGCGGTCATGAGGCCACCTCCAGCTGCTCGTCGGCCGGGCAGCAGCCCGGCACCACGTACCGTGCGTGGAACGCGGCCACCGCGCCCAGCACGTCGGGGGTCGCGCCGATCCGGGGCAGCGCGTCCAGGGCCGCCTCGAACACGGTCAGCGCCGCCTTGTGCAGCGCCGGGTCGGTGAGTCCGTCCCGGGCGGCGGTCCGCCACAGAGCGTTGCGCGGCGCGGGGCCGTCCCCGGCGAGCGCCGCCAGCGGCTCCACCGCCTGATGGGCGGCCGCGGCGGCCCGGGGATCCTCGAAGAGGGCGGTGGTGACCGCCACCGGAACCATCCAGCCGTCGGGGCCGGGCTGTGCGTCGATCATCCGAAGCTCCAGATGCCCGCGCGGCCGGACCGGCGGGAACAGGGTCGTCAGGTGGTAGTGCAGATCGTCCGCGTCCGCCTGGCGCGGCGCGCCCGAGCGCAGCCAGTCCCGGAAGGTCAGCCCCTCCGGTACCGCCCACGGGCCGCTCGGCGTGCGCACGCACATCACCGGGGTGTCCAGGACGTGCGCCGCCCACTCGGCGCGCGGCTCGCCGTCCGGCGACGGGGCGAGCGCCCGGGTCGGATCCAGATCCGTCCACAGCGCCTGCCGGGTCGACCGCCAGCCGGTCCGGCGCCCGCCGTGCACGGGCGAGTTGGCGAACGCGGCCACCAGGACCGCGCCGAGCAGATGGGCGAGCCGCCAGCGGCTGCGATAGCCCAGCGGCCCGTCGTCGTCGAGGCCGGCGTCCAGACAGACCTGCACGGACGCCGACTCGCACATCATGGCCCGCCCGGACGGACCGGTCCGGCCGAGGACGAGCTCCATGGCGTCGTAGCGCGGCTCGTGCAGCACCCGTTCGCGGGGCGCGTGCCACGGGTCCACCCCGTAGCCGCTGAGGCCGAGTCCGAGCGGGGCGAGCGCCGCCCGTACCGCCCGCAGATCCGCGGCGAGCGAGTCGAGGCACTCCATGAGGGAGGCGGCGGGCGGCGAGCTGAGCTCCAGCTGCCCGCCGGGTTCGAAGGTGAGGGCCGCCACCAGCGGCACGGCCCGTACGGTGTCGATCGCCGCGGCGAGCCGGGGCGGCGGCACGGGACGACGGGGGTCACGCAGTTCGTGGACGAGCCATTCCAGCTCCGCCCCGACCGCGCGCGGCGGCCCCGTCTTGAAACAGATACATCGCAGCAGGCCCTCGGCTTCCTCCTCGGTCAGCGGAGGACCGCCCCGGGGTATGCCGCTCGACGACGGTGTCGTCATCGCTCCACCTCCTGGGAAAGCGCTGCTTCCACCTAAAGCCACCCGGCACGGGCGTGCAAGGGCGCCTCGCGCGCCCCGCGGGCACCCCGGGCGTACGCACGGCGCAAATTCCGTTGCCGCCCGTCACCGGCGTCGATCATGCTTCCGGGACATGAGCGCACGACTGCGGGCCCTCGCCCGAGACAACGAGCGGATCCTCGCCGAAGGCCGCTACACCGGGCCCGGCGGCCGGATCGTCCCCCTCGCCGAGCCGCTGGCCGCGGCCCTGGCCGGAACCCGTCTGTACGGCCCCGAGCCCGTCCCCGTCACCCCCGGCACCGACCGTACGCCCGCCCTCACCGTCACCGGCGAGAGCAGCCTCGCCGCCGCCCGCCGGATGGTCCGCGAGAACCCGGGCGCGCCGGTGGCCGTCCTCAACTTCGCCTCCGCCCGCAACCCCGGCGGCGGCTACCTCAACGGCGCCCAGGCCCAGGAAGAGGCCCTCTGCCGCTCCTCCGCCCTCTACGCCACGCTGCTGCGCGCCCCCGACTACTACGCCCACCACCGTGCGGAAAGGGACGCCTTCTACACCGACCGGGTCATCCACTCGCCGGCCGTCCCCGTCTTCCGCAACGACGGCGGCGCGCTCCTCGACGAGCCCTTCGCCGTCGGCTTCCTCACCTCACCCGCGCCCAACGCGGGAGTGATCCGCCGCCGCACCCCCGAGCTCGCCCACCGGGTCCCCGCCGCCCTCGCCTCCCGGGCCGAACGCGTCCTGGAGACCGCCGCCGCGCACGGCTACCGCAGGCTCGTCCTCGGCGCCTGGGGCTGCGGCGTCTTCCAGAACGACCCCGCCGAGGTCGCGGGCGCGTTCAAGGAGCTGCTCACCGGCGACGGGCGGTTCGCCCGCCACTTCGACGAGATCGTCTTCGGCATCCTCGACCGCACCCGCGACCGGGCCACCCTCGGCGCCTTCCGCCGGGTGCTCGGCCACCCGGGGGAAGGCTAGGACCGGGGGACGGCCAGGCCGTGTCTTTCGGATCAGGGCGTGTGTCGCCCCGGCACCCTCGGGGCCCGGCTCAGGACCAGCCGTAACGCTCCACGAGCCGGGCCACCACGCGGTCGAACCGCACCCGGTCGAGCGCGCAGGCCTCCCGCCGCATCCCCGACTGGCGCACCCGCAGCACCCGGTCCAGGTCCACCCAGGACTCCCGCCGCTCCGCGTCCCACGGCCCCGAACCGATCGCCACCCACTCGCGGTCGTGGTCGTGCCGCTTGCTCGACAGCTGTACGGCGAGCAGCGTGCCCTCCGGCTCCCGCGCCACCACGAGCACCGGCCGGTCCTTGCCCCGCCCGTCGTTCTCCTCGAAGGGCACCCAGGTCCACACGATCTCCCCGGGGTCGGGATCCCCGTCGGGGTCCGGCGCGTAGGAGGTGCGGACCGGGCCGATCGCCCGCGGATCGGCCTCGCTGGTGGAGTTCATCGGCATCGTCATCCGGGCACCGTAGCGGCTGCGCGCTTCGACACGCCCGGTCTGACGTTCAGGCTCCTGACATGCGGCTTTCGTACCGGCGTGCGAGCCTGGGAGGAAGTTCCCCGACCACGGGAGGCACGATCGTGGGCAAGAAACAGACCCGGGTCAACAAGGGCGCCCGAACGGGCGGCCACGAACACCGGACGACGACGGCCGAGACCAAGTCGAGCACGCAGTCGGCCATGCCCGAGGCACCCCGGCCGGCCATCGACGTCCCGTCGCACCGCAAGGAAAAGAAGTTCGGGCACAACTGACGGGCGGGTGACCGCCGTCGGGACGGTGCGTGGATGATGTACCTCCACTCACGCTCGTCCCTGGGGGGAACATGCGCCGCAGCGCCTTCGG from Streptomyces fradiae includes:
- a CDS encoding GNAT family N-acetyltransferase, which encodes MAAVPLAQPVAEPLAAPLAAVPAQPRADGESQPRYVVGLARDQEDVRAAQRLRHLVFAGEMGARLDGPEPGLDIDAFDAYCDHLLVRQEDTGEVVGTYRILSPERAAVAGRLYSESEFDLGRLAPIRHDLVEVGRSCVHPAHRNGAVIALVWAGLARYMTRTGHNWLSGCCSVPLADGGALAATTWDTVRTKHLAPEEYWVTPHRLWTPESAAPPAAGSRADLPPLLRGYLRLGAWVCGAPAHDPDFGVADLYVLLSLRRTNPRYLRHFLSLAPAPLAPGR
- the egtB gene encoding ergothioneine biosynthesis protein EgtB, which codes for MTAPAEQDLKQRTAVALTRARERTALLTSCVEDSELTAQHSPLMSPLVWDLAHIGNQEEQWLWRAVGGREALRPEIDSMYDAFEHPRASRPTLPLLAPAEARAYAADVRDRILHVLDGTRLEGRPLVDAAFAFGMIAQHEQQHDETMLITHQLRKGPAALTAPPPPATADGAPEQREVLVPGGPFTMGTSDEPWALDNERPAHTRIVASFHIDTVPVTNGAYQAFMADGGYRDERWWQAEGWDQIRQHAIEAPLFWRREGGQWLRRRFGVTEPVAEDEPVLHVSWYEADAYARWAGRRLPTEAEWEKAARHDPATGRSRRYPWGDADPTPVHANLAQRHLGPAPAGSYPEGASPLGVRQLIGDVWEWTASDFLPYPGFTAFPYKEYSEVFFGPEHKVLRGGSFAVDPVACRGTFRNWDLPVRRQIFAGFRTARDAEPA
- a CDS encoding lysophospholipid acyltransferase family protein, coding for MSTQAGSPWLPTAPCTPGRCAAHPGAAAPRGGTAAGALRLATGLAAVLLGVLLAPLAAPLPAAGRLLLVRLWCRGVLRAFGVRLRVTGRPVPGAGPLLVVANHISWLDIPLVAAVLPGRMLAKREVRGWPVLGPLAALGGTVFIDRDRLRSLPGTVATMAGALASGGRVIVFPEGSTWCGRARGPFRPAAFQAAVDAGAPIQPVRLHYTPVGPAGYVGDDSLGASLWRIATTRGLVAEIRLMEPISPEAEAEGRGRAGRASGRPARERQASDSRARGSRIPDSQSRDRQSPGRRAPGWQASDSRAWGSRIPGCSAPDPGSLDRRIPDAQSPDPESLGRRAPDPQSRDRRDLARRVLARAAEAAVALDPAAPVPLTLPAIPVQTTVASESANRPCSSVHQRDGAKPAAVSSARTPS
- the egtD gene encoding L-histidine N(alpha)-methyltransferase; this translates as MSPFQLTRTLAEDAMDAALRVDVLHGLTRTPKELPPKWFYDAHGSELFEEITRLPEYYPTRAEREVLIARAPEIAAATGARTLVELGSGSSEKTQHLLDALLPGLESYVPVDVSESALKGAGDALLAERPALRVHALVADFTQGIVLPPTIGPRLVAFLGGTIGNLLPEERREFLRAVRAALLPGDALLLGTDLVKDEATLVAAYDDAAGVTAAFNKNVLAVVNRELGADADPADFDHVALWDPKHEWIEMRLRARHALAVKIRELDLVVPFEAGEELRTEVSAKFRQDGVRAELTAAGFAPSRWWTDEQGRFALSLATVV
- the egtC gene encoding ergothioneine biosynthesis protein EgtC translates to MCRHLAFVGAPVALGELLLRQPHSLEHQSWAPRTQASGTVNADGFGVGWYADGDPRPARYRRAAPIWGDPGFADLARVVRTRALLAAVRGATLPGADGEAAAAPFAADHWLFSHNGAVPGWPGALVPVAATLPAAALLGLAARTDSALVWALVLHRLRAGAAPGAALAATVREVAGAAPGARLNLLLTDGSTVAATTWGDSLWYLTGPGRTVVASEPYDDDPGWTEVPDRTVLTTRPGGVVLTPIEEPSP
- a CDS encoding TIGR02452 family protein, which codes for MSARLRALARDNERILAEGRYTGPGGRIVPLAEPLAAALAGTRLYGPEPVPVTPGTDRTPALTVTGESSLAAARRMVRENPGAPVAVLNFASARNPGGGYLNGAQAQEEALCRSSALYATLLRAPDYYAHHRAERDAFYTDRVIHSPAVPVFRNDGGALLDEPFAVGFLTSPAPNAGVIRRRTPELAHRVPAALASRAERVLETAAAHGYRRLVLGAWGCGVFQNDPAEVAGAFKELLTGDGRFARHFDEIVFGILDRTRDRATLGAFRRVLGHPGEG
- a CDS encoding type II toxin-antitoxin system PemK/MazF family toxin — encoded protein: MTMPMNSTSEADPRAIGPVRTSYAPDPDGDPDPGEIVWTWVPFEENDGRGKDRPVLVVAREPEGTLLAVQLSSKRHDHDREWVAIGSGPWDAERRESWVDLDRVLRVRQSGMRREACALDRVRFDRVVARLVERYGWS
- the egtA gene encoding ergothioneine biosynthesis glutamate--cysteine ligase EgtA is translated as MTTPSSSGIPRGGPPLTEEEAEGLLRCICFKTGPPRAVGAELEWLVHELRDPRRPVPPPRLAAAIDTVRAVPLVAALTFEPGGQLELSSPPAASLMECLDSLAADLRAVRAALAPLGLGLSGYGVDPWHAPRERVLHEPRYDAMELVLGRTGPSGRAMMCESASVQVCLDAGLDDDGPLGYRSRWRLAHLLGAVLVAAFANSPVHGGRRTGWRSTRQALWTDLDPTRALAPSPDGEPRAEWAAHVLDTPVMCVRTPSGPWAVPEGLTFRDWLRSGAPRQADADDLHYHLTTLFPPVRPRGHLELRMIDAQPGPDGWMVPVAVTTALFEDPRAAAAAHQAVEPLAALAGDGPAPRNALWRTAARDGLTDPALHKAALTVFEAALDALPRIGATPDVLGAVAAFHARYVVPGCCPADEQLEVAS